A single window of Eleginops maclovinus isolate JMC-PN-2008 ecotype Puerto Natales chromosome 19, JC_Emac_rtc_rv5, whole genome shotgun sequence DNA harbors:
- the LOC134881650 gene encoding basic salivary proline-rich protein 1-like, producing MLRGCRISRGGASTAPGDRGGGGHNVIGRGCSNGRDPKGGKDLWGFPCGPVRMGHLACAARGPVSASGPPPGGAYNPDGTIRKGGVVLTRTLSRGFPILDPSTAPEKRVFQEQCKCVKFSALPPEGLKGNQDGGAAAGQRPVSATYWGLCPLPCSLPPGAVSPRSPPSPAAASPMAAVPPAWGPLPPVPPSWLQMCWGVDESRDPAGQGGTGDNISAPLGGTASPPTRRGGLCRKNPQTTGGEVQGPKKGEEFRGGGEQEGLARLGVDPVLGDPPIRRVFWGRGLRSPHEWWSGHTPLVQGKQGVQRERDAVVMQGLDCPVDCLWRCPSHSQKRALSHPPKLAGPYTRHSTGANGERPNPHTPAVAPQKPTTPQSPPTPVAPPPACHPKTHTPANVG from the exons ATGCTGCGGGGATGCCGGATCAGTAGGGGAGGAGCCAGTACTGCCCCAGGGGACCGGGGGGGTGGAGGCCACAACGTCATTGGGCGGGGCTGCAGCAACGGGCGGGACCCCAAAGGGGGGAAAGACCTGTGGGGGTTTCCATGCGGACCGGTGCGCATGGGCCATCTGGCGTGTGCAGCACGGGGCCCCGTCAGCGCATCAGGACCCCCGCCCGGTGGAGCTTACAACCCAGACGGGACCATCAGGAAGGGAGGGGTGGTCCTCACCCGTACGCTGTCCCGGGGGTTTCCCATCCTGGATCCTTCCACTGCCCCTGAAAAAAGGGTTTTTCAG gaaCAGTGCAAATGCGTGAAATTTTCAGCTCTACCTCCGGAAGGCCTGAAGGGGAACCAGGACGGGGGGGCGGCGGCGGGACAGCGGCCTGTCTCTGCTACCTACTGGGG CCTGTGCCCCCTCCCGTGCTCCCTCCCCCCTGGTGCTGTCTCTCCCCGGTCTCCCCCCTCCCCGGCTGCTGCCTCCCCCATGGCTGCTGTGCCCCCTGCATGGGGGCCCCTCCCGCCCGTGCCCCCCTCCTGGCTGCAGATGTGTTGGG GCGTGGATGAGTCCCGGGACCCGGCTGGACAGGGGGGGACAG GGGACAATATTTCGGCCCCTTTGGGAGGAACTGCTTCCCCACCCACCCGCAGGGGTGGTCTTTGCCGCAAGAACCCCCAGACAACGGGGGGGGAGGTTCAGGGTCCTAAGAAAGGGGAGGAGTTCCGCGGGGGTGGAGAGC AAGAGGGACTGGCAAGGTTAGGGGTTGACCCCGTCCTGGGGGACCCGCCGATCAGGCGGGTATTCTGGGGGCGAGGTCTGCGAAGCCCCCATGAGTGGTGGAGTGGCCACACCCCCCTGGTCCAGGGAAAGCAAGGGGTGCAGAGGGAAAGGGATGCGGTGGTCATGCAGGGGCTGGACTGCCCAGTCGACTGTCTGTGGCGGTGCCCCTCCCACAGCCAAAAACGGGCCCTGTCGCACCCCCCAAAACTGGCCGGTCCATACACCCGCCACAGCACCGGGGCCAACGGGGAAAGACCAAACCCCCACACACCCGCAGTCGCCCCCCAAAAACCCACAACCCCGCAGTCGCCACCAACCCCAGTCGCCCCACCACCCGCATGCcaccccaaaacacacacacccgccAATGTGGGTTGA